From Enhydrobacter sp., the proteins below share one genomic window:
- the puuE gene encoding allantoinase PuuE: protein MHNHLDRNLIGYGPNPPDPQWPGEARIAVSFVLNYEEGGENTILNGDAGSEVFLTETPGGTPILGGRDLSTESMYEYGSRAGFWRILRLFAERDMRFTSWAVGRALELNPVAGKAMADGGHEVASHGWRWINYKDFTLEQELDHMKKAVRVIKETAGKAPVGWYTGRFGMHTLKAVIQHGGFLYSSDSYCDDLPYWVRVDSTPHLVVPYTLEVNDMKFGVPPGFTAGDGWLQSMKDSFDVLYAEGARSPKMMSIGLHCRLAGRPSRAATLARFMDYVASKPRVWVATREEIARHWMQVHPAPA, encoded by the coding sequence ATGCACAATCACCTCGACCGCAACCTGATCGGCTACGGTCCGAACCCGCCCGATCCGCAATGGCCGGGTGAGGCGCGCATCGCCGTCAGCTTCGTGCTGAACTACGAGGAAGGCGGGGAGAACACGATCCTGAATGGCGACGCCGGCTCGGAGGTGTTCCTGACCGAGACGCCGGGCGGCACGCCGATCCTGGGCGGTCGCGATCTGTCGACCGAATCGATGTACGAGTACGGTAGCCGCGCCGGATTCTGGCGCATCCTGCGCCTGTTTGCCGAGCGCGACATGAGGTTCACCTCCTGGGCGGTCGGCCGTGCGCTCGAACTCAACCCCGTCGCCGGCAAGGCGATGGCGGACGGCGGCCACGAAGTCGCGAGCCACGGCTGGCGCTGGATCAACTACAAGGACTTCACGCTCGAGCAGGAGCTCGATCATATGAAGAAGGCGGTGCGCGTCATCAAGGAAACCGCCGGCAAGGCTCCGGTCGGCTGGTACACCGGCCGCTTCGGCATGCATACGCTCAAGGCGGTGATCCAGCACGGCGGCTTCCTCTATTCGAGCGATTCCTACTGTGACGACCTGCCGTACTGGGTGAGGGTCGACAGCACGCCGCATCTGGTCGTGCCCTACACGCTGGAAGTGAACGACATGAAGTTCGGCGTGCCACCGGGCTTCACCGCGGGCGACGGCTGGCTCCAGTCGATGAAGGATTCATTCGACGTCCTCTACGCCGAGGGTGCGCGCAGCCCCAAGATGATGTCGATCGGCCTGCACTGCCGGCTGGCCGGCCGCCCCAGCCGGGCCGCGACTCTGGCGCGGTTCATGGACTACGTCGCCTCCAAGCCCAGGGTCTGGGTGGCGACCCGCGAGGAGATCGCGCGGCATTGGATGCAGGTCCATCCGGCGCCGGCATGA
- a CDS encoding Zn-dependent hydrolase → MSGANAVKEDRLWQRHADMARLGGTPRGGVNRQALSPEDAAARNQLATWARARGFEVTTDAIGNLFVRRPGTDPGVPPVASGSHMDSQPTGGRFDGMYGVLAAFEALEALEDAGIETRRPIVAVAWTNEEGSRFQPGAMGSAVFAGIYKLDDMLGVQDWKGVMLRDALAETLKAAPAPMRDVLGFALDSYVEAHIEQGPRLENENKTIGVVTAIQGSRRYIVTVDGEEAHAGTTPRAARKDAFAAATRIAAAMYEATTDADDTLRFTIGRVEVAPGSPNTVPGKAVFTIDMRHPRDAVLEAHEKKLRDIVASKAAPCPAGIERVTKVAPTDFDPGVIDLVRDKARALGLSSMDMPSGAGHDAMHIARLCPTGMVFVPCERGISHNEIENATPQDLAAGTRVLVEVLEALANR, encoded by the coding sequence ATGAGCGGTGCCAATGCGGTCAAAGAGGACCGTTTGTGGCAGCGGCACGCCGATATGGCCAGGCTCGGCGGCACGCCGAGGGGCGGCGTCAACCGCCAGGCGCTGTCACCCGAGGACGCTGCCGCACGCAACCAGCTCGCCACCTGGGCGAGGGCCCGTGGCTTCGAGGTCACCACCGACGCCATCGGCAATCTCTTCGTGCGCCGCCCCGGCACCGACCCCGGGGTGCCACCCGTGGCCAGCGGCTCGCACATGGACAGCCAGCCGACGGGTGGCCGCTTCGATGGCATGTATGGCGTGCTGGCGGCGTTCGAGGCGCTCGAAGCGCTGGAGGACGCGGGCATCGAAACCAGGCGCCCGATCGTCGCCGTCGCCTGGACCAACGAGGAAGGCTCGCGCTTCCAGCCCGGCGCCATGGGCTCGGCTGTCTTCGCCGGCATCTACAAGCTCGACGACATGCTGGGCGTGCAGGACTGGAAGGGCGTCATGCTGCGCGATGCGCTGGCGGAAACGCTGAAGGCCGCACCGGCACCGATGCGGGACGTGCTGGGCTTCGCCCTCGATTCCTACGTCGAGGCGCATATCGAGCAGGGTCCGCGGCTCGAGAACGAGAACAAGACCATCGGCGTCGTCACGGCGATCCAGGGTAGCCGACGCTACATCGTCACGGTCGACGGCGAGGAGGCGCATGCCGGGACGACGCCGCGCGCCGCGCGCAAGGACGCCTTCGCGGCGGCGACACGCATCGCTGCCGCGATGTACGAGGCGACGACCGATGCCGACGACACGCTGCGCTTCACCATCGGCCGCGTCGAGGTCGCGCCCGGCTCGCCCAACACCGTGCCGGGCAAGGCCGTCTTCACCATCGACATGCGCCACCCGCGGGATGCCGTTCTGGAGGCGCACGAGAAGAAGCTGCGCGACATCGTGGCGAGCAAGGCGGCACCCTGCCCCGCCGGCATCGAGCGCGTCACCAAGGTGGCCCCGACCGACTTCGATCCCGGGGTGATCGACCTGGTGCGCGACAAGGCCAGGGCGCTCGGGCTTTCCAGCATGGACATGCCCTCGGGTGCCGGCCACGACGCCATGCACATCGCTAGGCTCTGCCCCACCGGCATGGTCTTCGTGCCGTGCGAACGTGGCATCAGCCACAACGAGATCGAGAACGCCACGCCGCAGGACCTCGCGGCCGGCACGCGCGTGCTGGTCGAGGTGCTCGAGGCGCTGGCCAATCGCTAG
- a CDS encoding ArgE/DapE family deacylase, translating into MRKELVSILSDLIAIPSPYPPGTSVEICAYAAKRLRKAGYKVEIAARQKGVDNVVARMKGKGRGPVIAFNAHVDTVGVGERGNWKSDPFKAVVKGGLVHGLGAGNCKGSMAVQLWLAEEIARRDGPPRGELIFTFVADEENLGPNGMAYLRESGKVRPDALILGAQTENDLIVAERGVMWARILTRGKAAHAGNPAAGDNAILRMMRLVGALQSYYDKALATRTAGAMKSTVNIGMFHGGHNTNVVPSACAVEIDRRLLPDEKVKDAFAELKRVVENVGESKALYTVEFLTGTNGFFAPENGRAVAAFEAAVRAKAGRKAKFLNATGVSDGRYYADDGIEIINFGPGSGAQGHAANESVPIAEMVEAAEIQLDVVRRLLG; encoded by the coding sequence ATGAGAAAAGAGCTGGTGTCGATTCTCTCGGACCTGATCGCGATACCGAGCCCCTATCCACCGGGCACCTCGGTCGAGATCTGCGCCTATGCGGCGAAGCGCTTGAGGAAGGCGGGCTACAAGGTCGAGATCGCCGCAAGGCAGAAGGGCGTCGACAACGTCGTCGCGCGCATGAAAGGCAAAGGCAGGGGCCCGGTGATCGCCTTCAATGCCCATGTCGACACCGTAGGCGTCGGCGAGCGCGGCAACTGGAAGAGCGATCCCTTCAAGGCCGTGGTCAAGGGCGGTCTCGTCCACGGGCTTGGCGCCGGCAATTGCAAGGGAAGCATGGCGGTCCAGCTCTGGCTTGCCGAGGAGATCGCGCGCCGCGACGGGCCGCCGCGCGGCGAGCTGATCTTCACCTTCGTCGCCGACGAGGAGAATCTCGGCCCCAACGGCATGGCATACCTGCGCGAGAGCGGCAAGGTGCGGCCCGACGCGCTCATCCTGGGTGCGCAGACCGAGAATGACCTGATCGTCGCCGAGCGCGGCGTGATGTGGGCCAGGATCCTCACCCGAGGCAAGGCCGCGCACGCCGGCAACCCCGCCGCCGGCGACAACGCCATCCTGCGCATGATGCGGCTCGTCGGCGCGCTGCAATCCTACTACGACAAGGCGCTCGCCACGCGCACCGCAGGTGCGATGAAGTCGACGGTCAACATCGGCATGTTCCATGGCGGCCACAACACCAACGTCGTGCCGTCGGCCTGCGCCGTCGAGATCGATCGCCGCCTGCTGCCCGATGAGAAGGTGAAGGACGCCTTCGCCGAGCTGAAGCGCGTCGTCGAGAATGTCGGCGAGTCGAAAGCGCTCTACACGGTCGAGTTCCTGACCGGCACCAACGGCTTCTTCGCTCCCGAGAACGGCCGGGCCGTCGCCGCGTTCGAGGCCGCGGTCAGGGCGAAGGCCGGGCGCAAGGCGAAGTTCCTCAACGCCACGGGCGTGAGCGACGGCCGTTACTACGCCGACGACGGCATAGAGATCATCAATTTCGGCCCGGGCTCGGGTGCGCAGGGCCACGCCGCCAACGAGAGCGTGCCGATCGCCGAGATGGTCGAGGCTGCGGAAATCCAGCTCGACGTGGTGCGCCGGCTGTTGGGCTGA
- a CDS encoding peptidoglycan-binding protein, with the protein MTDRTSAAGARPDAMAPPERRRSARELYRQLDGPDDDSFRRSLAGRMRGLGERAVHRAGADPLAAAQQRRAALADYDRVRRRRFRWILAGGVAALVAAEVAYFEFVAIPGKTPPPTQVAEAVAMPASPAPPRPPPVIVKANVPAGPSPAESPLTQRPLSRDDVREVQRRLHGFGFNAGPVDGVVGRTTQGAVMHYRQSRGLPQSGTVDRALLERLRDDGAPQSAPPRAARRSAPPSPPPRSTDPFEPVRVEFERFERWVQSLGR; encoded by the coding sequence ATGACGGATCGTACTTCGGCCGCAGGCGCGAGGCCCGATGCCATGGCGCCGCCGGAACGACGGCGCAGCGCGCGCGAGCTCTATCGGCAGCTGGACGGGCCGGACGACGATTCGTTCCGCCGCTCGCTCGCGGGACGGATGCGCGGGCTCGGCGAACGCGCAGTTCATCGCGCGGGGGCCGATCCGCTGGCGGCGGCGCAGCAGCGCCGTGCCGCGCTTGCCGACTACGACCGCGTGCGTCGCCGCCGGTTTCGCTGGATCCTCGCAGGCGGGGTAGCCGCGCTCGTCGCGGCGGAGGTCGCCTATTTCGAGTTCGTCGCCATACCCGGGAAGACCCCGCCCCCCACCCAGGTCGCGGAGGCTGTCGCCATGCCCGCGTCGCCGGCACCCCCAAGGCCACCGCCGGTAATCGTCAAGGCAAATGTCCCGGCGGGGCCGTCTCCCGCGGAGAGCCCTCTCACCCAACGGCCGCTGTCGCGCGACGACGTGCGCGAGGTGCAGCGCCGCCTGCACGGCTTCGGCTTCAATGCCGGACCAGTCGACGGTGTGGTTGGCCGCACGACTCAGGGCGCGGTGATGCACTACCGCCAATCGCGCGGCCTACCACAATCGGGAACTGTCGATCGCGCGCTGCTGGAGCGATTGCGCGACGATGGCGCGCCGCAATCCGCACCGCCGCGGGCCGCCCGGCGTTCCGCTCCGCCATCGCCGCCGCCGCGCTCGACGGATCCCTTCGAGCCGGTGCGCGTTGAGTTCGAGCGCTTCGAGCGCTGGGTCCAATCCCTCGGACGGTAA
- a CDS encoding D-cysteine desulfhydrase → MDLSRFPRRRYTAAPTPIEYLPHFTRALAAGCPGGKGPEIWIKRDDMLGLFPGGNKTRKLEFLAGDALAQGADTLITCGAPQSNHCRITLAAALREGMKCRFVIEERVPGSYRKEAGGNNFLFELMGVEAITVVPGGSDMAAAMSRVAQDVASRGRKGYVIPGGGSNAIGGLGYVACVQEMQQQWLDMGVSFDVVVVGSGSSGTHGGMVAGFWGNNIRVPLIGIGVSRDPADQEPLVHREAQAVADLLGIGPIPRDAVRSFGGYWQPKYSVPNARMVEAVQMLARTEGVLLDPVYTGKIMAGLIDLARRGHFEPGARVLFMHTGGLPSLHVYEDVVLGRSPVQ, encoded by the coding sequence ATGGATCTGTCTCGTTTTCCGCGCCGCCGCTACACGGCGGCACCGACGCCGATCGAGTACCTGCCTCATTTCACCAGGGCGCTGGCCGCCGGCTGCCCGGGCGGGAAGGGGCCCGAAATCTGGATCAAGCGCGACGACATGCTTGGCCTGTTCCCCGGCGGCAACAAGACGCGCAAGCTCGAGTTTCTCGCTGGTGACGCGCTTGCGCAGGGCGCCGACACGCTGATCACCTGCGGTGCGCCGCAGTCGAACCATTGCCGCATCACGCTCGCCGCCGCGCTGCGCGAGGGGATGAAGTGCCGGTTCGTCATCGAGGAGCGCGTGCCCGGGTCCTACCGGAAGGAGGCCGGCGGCAACAATTTCCTGTTCGAGCTGATGGGCGTCGAGGCGATCACGGTGGTGCCGGGGGGCTCCGACATGGCGGCGGCCATGTCGCGCGTGGCGCAGGACGTCGCCTCGCGTGGCCGCAAGGGCTACGTCATTCCGGGCGGCGGCTCGAACGCCATCGGCGGACTGGGCTATGTCGCGTGCGTGCAGGAGATGCAGCAGCAATGGCTCGACATGGGCGTGTCGTTCGACGTCGTCGTCGTCGGCTCGGGCAGTTCGGGTACGCATGGTGGCATGGTCGCGGGCTTCTGGGGCAACAACATCCGCGTCCCGTTGATCGGCATCGGCGTCAGCCGCGATCCCGCCGACCAGGAGCCGCTCGTGCACAGGGAGGCGCAGGCGGTGGCCGACCTGCTCGGCATCGGGCCGATCCCGCGCGACGCGGTGAGGAGTTTCGGCGGCTACTGGCAACCCAAATACTCGGTGCCCAATGCCAGGATGGTCGAGGCGGTGCAGATGCTCGCGCGCACCGAGGGCGTGCTGCTCGATCCCGTCTACACCGGCAAGATCATGGCCGGCCTGATCGACCTGGCGCGGCGGGGCCATTTCGAGCCGGGTGCCAGGGTGTTGTTCATGCATACCGGCGGCTTGCCCTCGTTGCACGTCTACGAGGACGTGGTGCTCGGCCGCTCGCCGGTGCAATAG
- a CDS encoding alpha/beta hydrolase, translating to MPFYERGAVRIHYEERGSGFPLLVIPGGGLNATIAGLDTTHPFNALKEFADEFRCISLDSRNAKDGQSSGPLEVDRPWDAYTDDHLGLMDHLGIGRFLVLGYCIGGPFIWNMIRRAPDRVVAGVLTQPSGHRPSAPDQFYQNNIANWGPALVERRPDITMEQVDAFLTSMYRKRADFVFTVTRDFVRSCKTPVLILPDDIPPHPYEVAMESAMLAPYAQVSLYPWKDTPEKIPLAVRHIRTFLRANRPAAAANERRAAAE from the coding sequence ATGCCGTTCTACGAAAGAGGCGCCGTTCGCATCCACTACGAGGAACGGGGTTCGGGCTTTCCCTTGCTGGTCATCCCCGGCGGTGGGCTGAACGCGACCATCGCCGGGCTCGACACGACACATCCCTTCAACGCGCTGAAGGAGTTCGCCGACGAGTTCCGCTGCATCAGCCTCGATTCGCGCAACGCCAAGGACGGCCAGTCGAGCGGCCCGCTCGAGGTCGACCGGCCATGGGACGCCTACACCGACGACCATCTCGGCCTGATGGACCATCTCGGCATCGGCCGGTTCCTGGTGCTGGGCTACTGCATCGGCGGGCCGTTCATCTGGAACATGATCCGGCGCGCGCCCGATCGCGTGGTTGCCGGCGTGCTGACCCAGCCGTCCGGTCATCGCCCCTCGGCGCCCGACCAGTTCTACCAGAACAACATCGCCAACTGGGGGCCTGCGCTGGTCGAGCGACGGCCCGACATCACGATGGAACAGGTGGATGCGTTCCTCACCAGCATGTACCGCAAGCGCGCTGACTTCGTGTTCACCGTGACGCGCGACTTCGTGAGGAGCTGCAAGACACCCGTTCTGATCCTGCCCGACGACATCCCGCCCCATCCCTACGAGGTGGCGATGGAATCGGCGATGCTGGCGCCCTATGCGCAGGTCAGCCTGTATCCCTGGAAGGACACGCCGGAGAAGATTCCGCTCGCGGTGCGCCACATCAGGACGTTCCTGCGGGCCAACCGGCCGGCGGCGGCGGCGAACGAGCGGCGCGCGGCGGCGGAGTGA
- a CDS encoding AMP-binding protein, giving the protein MTSAQPVPRISYDHGVSDKKLIGETIGLFFDRQVEKFRDREALVVRHQNVRWTWRELGRRVDDLAAGLMSLGLERGDRVGIWSPNNHEWTLTQFATAKAGLVLVNVNPAYRRAELEYAMNKVECKALVLAPALKTSNYLEIVGDLVKEKKLPHLRHVIRLGREKTPGMLNFDDVATAGGNAERVRLAELAGKLQFDDAINIQFTSGTTGFPKGATLSHHNILNNGYFVGEGLKLGPDDRLCIPVPLYHCFGMVMGNLGCLTHGATMVYPAEAFDPLATLQAVSEERCTALYGVPTMFIAQLDHPEFAKFDLKSLRTGIMAGSPCPIEVMKRVQSQMNMHEVTIAYGMTETSPVSTQCATDDPVERRVSTVGQVLPHIEIKIVDSEGNAVPRGTTGEFCTRGYSVMKGYWNDEDKTREAIDEGGWMHTGDLATMDEQGYVNIVGRLKDMVIRGGENVYPREIEEFLYRHPKVQDVQVIGVPDPKYGEEICAWIKLRDGQAATADEIREFCRGQIAHYKIPRYIEFVDAFPMTITGKIQKFVMREQTIGKLGLKVQKTA; this is encoded by the coding sequence ATGACCTCTGCTCAGCCTGTCCCTCGAATCTCTTATGACCACGGCGTCTCCGACAAGAAGCTGATCGGCGAGACGATCGGCCTGTTCTTCGACCGGCAGGTCGAAAAGTTCCGCGATCGCGAGGCGCTGGTCGTCAGGCACCAGAACGTGCGTTGGACGTGGCGCGAGCTCGGGCGGCGGGTCGACGATCTGGCGGCGGGCCTGATGTCACTGGGGCTCGAGCGCGGCGACCGCGTCGGCATCTGGTCGCCCAACAACCACGAATGGACACTGACCCAATTCGCCACCGCCAAGGCCGGGCTTGTGCTGGTCAACGTCAACCCGGCCTACCGGCGCGCCGAGCTCGAGTACGCCATGAACAAGGTCGAGTGCAAGGCGCTGGTCCTGGCGCCGGCGCTCAAGACTTCGAACTATCTCGAGATCGTCGGCGACCTGGTCAAGGAGAAGAAGCTGCCGCACCTCAGGCACGTCATCCGGCTCGGCAGGGAGAAGACCCCGGGCATGCTGAACTTCGACGACGTGGCGACGGCCGGCGGCAATGCCGAGCGCGTCAGGCTCGCCGAGCTTGCCGGCAAGCTGCAGTTCGACGACGCCATCAACATCCAGTTCACGTCGGGCACGACCGGCTTTCCCAAGGGCGCCACGCTCAGCCACCACAACATCCTGAACAACGGCTATTTCGTCGGCGAGGGCCTGAAGCTCGGACCCGACGACCGGCTCTGCATCCCGGTGCCGCTCTACCACTGCTTCGGCATGGTGATGGGCAATCTCGGCTGCCTGACTCACGGCGCGACCATGGTCTATCCGGCCGAAGCGTTCGACCCGCTGGCCACCCTGCAGGCGGTGTCGGAGGAGCGCTGCACGGCGCTCTATGGCGTGCCGACGATGTTCATCGCCCAGCTCGACCATCCCGAGTTCGCGAAATTCGACCTCAAGAGCCTGCGCACCGGCATCATGGCGGGCTCGCCGTGTCCGATCGAGGTGATGAAGCGCGTACAGAGCCAGATGAACATGCACGAAGTCACCATCGCCTACGGCATGACCGAAACCTCGCCGGTCTCCACGCAGTGCGCCACCGACGATCCGGTCGAGCGCCGCGTCTCGACGGTGGGCCAGGTACTGCCCCACATCGAGATCAAGATCGTCGACAGCGAGGGCAATGCGGTGCCGCGCGGCACGACCGGCGAGTTCTGTACCCGTGGCTACTCGGTGATGAAGGGCTACTGGAACGACGAGGACAAGACGCGCGAAGCGATCGACGAGGGCGGCTGGATGCACACCGGCGACCTCGCGACCATGGATGAGCAGGGCTACGTCAACATCGTCGGCCGGCTCAAGGACATGGTGATCCGTGGCGGCGAGAACGTCTATCCGCGCGAGATCGAGGAGTTCCTCTACAGGCACCCCAAGGTGCAGGACGTGCAGGTGATCGGCGTGCCCGATCCGAAGTACGGCGAGGAGATCTGTGCCTGGATCAAGTTGCGCGACGGCCAGGCGGCGACGGCGGACGAGATTCGAGAGTTCTGCAGGGGCCAGATCGCCCACTACAAGATCCCGCGTTACATCGAGTTCGTCGACGCCTTCCCGATGACCATCACCGGTAAGATCCAGAAGTTCGTCATGCGCGAGCAGACGATCGGCAAGCTCGGCCTGAAGGTGCAGAAGACCGCTTGA
- a CDS encoding PhzF family phenazine biosynthesis protein, with protein sequence MKLAFETVDVFTDRKFGGNPLAVIPDARGLSSGQMQAIAAEFNLAETTFVLPPRDPRHTAEVRIFTPKAEMPFAGHPNVGTAFVLARMGRVTGDSLVFEEQAGLVPMDLRREGGAVVAARLAAPQPLTLGELIAPEIVAAAVGLGPGDVIGQPVIASTGNNFLFAEVASRAALKAATYIMDVFVKHLPMNRTVGVHLHVAAEEHGVEIQTRMFAPLYGVPEDPATGSANISLIGLLAHRDSRPDLTLSTTIGQGFDMGRPSILEASAVKKAGKVVTTYIGGRCVPMLKGTIELG encoded by the coding sequence ATGAAACTCGCCTTCGAGACCGTCGACGTCTTCACCGACCGGAAGTTCGGAGGCAATCCGCTGGCCGTCATCCCCGACGCGCGCGGCCTCTCGTCCGGGCAGATGCAGGCCATCGCCGCCGAGTTCAACCTCGCCGAGACGACCTTCGTCCTGCCGCCGAGGGATCCAAGGCATACAGCGGAAGTGCGCATCTTCACGCCCAAGGCCGAGATGCCGTTCGCCGGCCATCCCAACGTCGGGACGGCCTTCGTGCTGGCCCGCATGGGCCGGGTGACCGGCGACTCCCTGGTCTTCGAGGAGCAGGCGGGGCTGGTGCCGATGGACTTGCGCCGCGAGGGCGGCGCCGTGGTGGCGGCGCGCCTCGCCGCTCCGCAGCCTCTCACGCTCGGCGAATTGATCGCGCCCGAGATCGTGGCGGCCGCGGTCGGGCTCGGACCGGGCGACGTCATCGGCCAGCCGGTGATCGCCTCGACCGGCAATAACTTCCTGTTCGCCGAGGTGGCGTCGCGGGCAGCGTTGAAGGCGGCGACCTACATCATGGACGTCTTCGTCAAGCACCTGCCGATGAACCGCACGGTCGGAGTGCATCTCCACGTCGCCGCCGAGGAGCACGGTGTCGAGATCCAGACCCGCATGTTCGCACCGCTCTATGGCGTGCCCGAGGATCCCGCGACCGGCAGCGCGAACATCTCCCTGATCGGCCTGCTGGCGCATCGCGACTCCCGGCCCGACCTCACGCTCTCGACGACCATCGGCCAGGGCTTCGACATGGGCCGGCCCAGCATCCTGGAAGCCTCGGCCGTGAAGAAGGCGGGCAAGGTCGTCACCACCTACATCGGCGGCAGGTGCGTGCCCATGCTCAAGGGCACGATCGAACTCGGCTAG
- a CDS encoding Lrp/AsnC family transcriptional regulator, giving the protein MISLDDIDRRILQRLQQEGRLSNTELADKVGLSSSPCWRRVKALEEAGVIRGYAALLDAKAVGLGVNVFMSVSLSTQVEKALKEFERAAAARPEVMECYLMTGDSDYLLRIVVPDLEAYERFVMDFTKIAGIAQIRSSFALRTVKQATALPMDTAQR; this is encoded by the coding sequence ATGATCTCCCTGGACGATATAGATCGGCGCATCCTTCAGCGCCTCCAGCAGGAGGGGCGTCTCTCCAACACCGAACTCGCCGACAAGGTTGGCCTGTCCTCGTCGCCGTGCTGGCGGCGGGTCAAGGCCCTGGAGGAGGCGGGCGTCATTCGCGGCTACGCCGCCCTGCTCGATGCCAAGGCGGTCGGACTCGGCGTCAACGTCTTCATGTCGGTGTCGCTCTCGACCCAGGTCGAGAAAGCGCTGAAGGAATTCGAGCGTGCGGCGGCGGCGCGTCCCGAGGTGATGGAGTGCTATCTGATGACCGGCGACAGCGACTATCTGCTGCGCATCGTCGTGCCCGACCTCGAGGCCTACGAGCGCTTTGTCATGGACTTCACCAAGATTGCCGGCATCGCCCAGATCAGGAGTTCCTTCGCCTTGCGTACCGTCAAGCAGGCAACGGCGCTACCTATGGACACGGCGCAGCGCTAG